One Vicia villosa cultivar HV-30 ecotype Madison, WI linkage group LG5, Vvil1.0, whole genome shotgun sequence genomic window, atatatatatgattgcataacagttagaaccaagaaaaactgatttttgaactttcttgatcaattaggtcgaccacttgtagtgcttaggtcgacctaacagagcttgcagaattttgctcccagttaggtcgacctgttgaaggagtaggtcgaccagaatcctcttctgatgcattctggagacattttcacagattaggtcgacctagttgatgtgtaggtcgacctaacaggctggtatgtaaaattcatcaatttaggtcgacctaaatgatgtgtgggtcgacctagcaggagtatatgaatttttctccattttaggtcgacctgggttgatggtaggtcgacctagctgctgcttttctgcattcttcttgttttgcttgtgttgagtcaacctttaaacatgtaaacataatgggttgccctatgagtgatcaatgcttgcttttctttaagttttctgcttccgtcttgttgtttgaatgcttatttgagtttgccatgaatcaaaaacatctttgagtgtaatcttgtattcacagggcGAGCCTAGTTCCTCAAGCTATTAAGAGTAGGTTACTATTGGCCCTCATTAATGAGAGACAACATAAATTTCATCAAGAAGTGTGACAAATACCATAGGTATATATGCCAATCTACACTATGCACCAGCCAAGCTCCTCCATTTTATATTAACACCTTGACTACTTTATCATTGGGGCATTGACACCACTACAAAACACAGATCTAACGTCACACGTGAAATGAAGGGCATTATGAAAAGTTACCCCTTAAACCTTTGGTTATTAAATAGTTAAGGGGTAAAGTTATCTCAAATGGGTTTGATTCCCAAactttgcatttttattatttacaaaactaGAGCGCGTCCAATATTAACTTTCGGTGTTGTAGAGAACCTAGGTAATAACTCATTATTATTACATCGGTTTTAGGTAAAAACCGAGGGGATAAGTTTCTTTTTAGTATGTTCATATGCACTTGTATTATAGAGCCATATTTCGGAGACTCCTGAAATAGAAACATCGTACATTTTGCCAATTTCTCAATATGAAACATTGTACAACAAAAAAAGATATGATGTTTAAAAAGATTCCAGTGGGGATTTTATCTTTAAGGAGTTGGCAATAAAAACAACCACTTTAAATAGGGGTTCAACTACCCCAAAATATAGAGATGATCAAGTCCACTGTATTCGTGGTGGTAAGAACATGACTTCTTAatgataaatattatttataaatgagGAGAAGGTAACTAATGCCCGAGTTTACAAAAAGTGAAACATGGGTACAAGAAGTACCAAGCCAAATCATTAATTATCCTAGAAAAGAgataatcatatatatatatatatatatatatatatatatatatatatactccatcAAAGAGACGCTAAAGACTCTCGTACTACTATGAGCTAGTCACGTACCTTGGAACCAATTCCAATCAAGGAATATGTTATTATCCTCCACCTCATCCACAAATGTAGACTTATATGTAAAGACCGCATGATTATGGGATTTTTAAACCAACCAAGCTACTTCATAGAAAATCAATAAGAAACCCcctctttttctaagaacctcacACAAGGATATAAACAACTCAAAAAGAGAATGAAGATCCTTAGGGAAGGACTAAACACAACCTTAATCATCTAAAAATTATATACCACAGGGAGGTTGTCTACTCACAAGAAACAAACAAATAAGAACAAAACTCAACCCTCACACATAGGACACCTCACACGCTCAACATCCACAATAACCTTACGCTCAAAAAGATTAATCCTTGTAGGGATTTTATTCAGCAAGAGCTTCACTAGATAAAGGAAGCTTGTAAGCAAGAGAAGAATAATTCAATGAAACTAAAAACACTCCATCTTTAGCATGACTTCACCACCACGGGTTAGGATCTTGAGAAGGAACCACATCTTAAATAAAAAGGAGAATATTATTGACCATCTCCTGCTCATACACAAAAAGAGACCTCCTCCATTCGAGGTCTCAGTGAAGCACCTCATTCATTAGGGTCCCAATCTCGACAACAAACTTGCCAAACTGGCTGGAAACACTATAAAACCTCGTAAACCTAACCCTATGAGGAGTATACCCCACCCAAGGGTCGTCCTAAAAAGGATGTTCGAAGATCATTATCTTCTCTCTTATGAACTCCCTctacaaaccaatcacaataatcATCTAATTTATAATCCAACAAAGACATATCTTTCCACCAAACGAAAGATGATCGAGAATAGAAGACTAAACTTAAGGGATTGAGTAACGTCCTTCCTTCCCACTAGAACCACCTAAATCCTATACCACAACCTTGCACCGCCTCACTTATGACAAATTAATTTATAtctttatttcaatttatttattctaaagtAGAAGACACTAAACTAAAATAATCATTATTAATTATACTCAATCCATCTcacaaatttatttatatttagtgCCAAACAccttcaaataaataaattatattgtaataaaaaatatttttaaaaaaaggggTGTAAATGATGCCAAAATGGATATTGATGCAACAACCACGCCATTCTTAAGGTAAAAAAATACCTTATATGAGAGTTAGAGAAGTCATAAGAGCACCCTTACCCTTTGGAATAGGAATTAATCAATAAATGGGAAATACAAGTGTATTATCACACAGTATGAGTTGTAATCCTTTAAACCACTTAGTGGGTGACACATCAGAAAGAACCATGGTGGCCCCAACTAAATTTTTGTGTATGTATACTAGTAATAGCAATAGTTACTTGGTGAGAGGGGGTGTATATGTTGAAATGGTTAAAACCAAATAAGGTAAAAGATTGCAATAGGGTAAGAAAAGTATTTGGATAGTGTGTTAAAAGTGAGTAACGTTTGAGATCATGAATGAACAACTAGTGTATATACTTTTAAGTCCTCTAAAATTAAAGGCACATTTCACATTTTCTTTTGCCACTTGACCTTGCACAACTAGATTAAACTTTATGGCACTATAAATACACTCATATTATATGCATATCGACTCGTGGAATTTAGAGAGAGAAACAAAGAGATACCTTCAACTAAGGGTTTTCACTTTGAGAAAGAAAGAGAGTGACACTTATTCTTAAATATTCCAAAGTTTTCAATAGTTTTTTACTTAGATTCAAGAAATGGCCATGCATCGTGAAACTTGGGCTTTTGTCTTTGGCCTTCTAGGTATATACTATAGATATATCTATAGCTATAATCCATgcatattcatcatacttttatttttctcattctTCATTACTATAATTAATTATCCTTGTTGTAACTATGCATAGCAAAGTtgatatactattattttttagggtttaaatttttattaactatatatacatatataggtAACATGCAGATTGCATGGTGATATATCTTAATTTCTTCTCAACcctaatattaattttttgtctttttattgttgtttttataGGCAACATCATTTCCTTTGCAGTGTTTCTTTCACCAGTGTAAGTaatcattatttttgtttttttgtatatTAATTAGTCAAAGCTTTGAAGTAACAATTTCTtaaacatatatattattttttttgtgcaGGCCAACTTTTTACATAATCTTCAAGAAGAAATCTGCTGAGGGATTTCAGTCACTTCCTTATGTTGTTGCACTTTTCAGTGCAATGCTTTGGATTTACTATGCATTTGTGAAAAGAGAAGCTGCTCTTCTTCTCATCACCATTAACACTTTTGGAATTATTGTTGAATCAGCTTATCTCATAATCTTCCTGATTTATGCCTCAAAGAAATCTagggtattttttttaatagtccTCATACATAATTATCAAAAAAAACTTTActataaaatttaaattgttataattgttttttattttcttatagcTTTCTACCATAAAACTACTTCTCTTGCTGAATGTGTTTGGATTTGGAGCCATGCTTCTATCAACTCTCTACCTCGCAAAGGGAGCGAAACGTCTTGCTATTATCGGATGGATTTGTCTTGTTTTCAACATAAGTGTCTTTGCTGCACCTCTCTTCGTCATCGTAAGAATTCGaagatataaaattattttagcctacaaaatattttttttggtatataataatattttagggTATGGAATTAAATTTTGACGATTATTTCGTGCAGAGCAAAGTCATAAGGACAAGGAGCGTCGAATACATGCCATTTTTCTTGTCCTTCTTTTTAACCATCAATGCTGTTATGTGGTTCTTCTATGGCCTTCTCCTCAAGGATTACTATGTTGCTGTAAGTTTAtcatttttaattcaattttccaaatttgttttttatttttggaaaaaatttCACTTTAACTTTATATTTGATAATGCTGAAATATACTTTTAGAAAAATATACTATATATTTTTGTGCTCCATTAATTTGGAGTTTCCATGAAAAGAAATATTTTGAGTGCTATCTGGACCCCCCTCCAACCtcaataatttaattagaaaACTTTACATATAGGAAAAGCTAAGTTATAAATTAATTGATTCTTTTCTTCTTTTGGATatataaacaattttttatttattaaataaattatgagGATTTCATTAATGTTTGTACTTTGTATTATGCAGCTACCAAATACACTTGGATTTGTGTTTGGAATAATTCAGATGGTGATATATTTGATATATAGAAATGCAACACCAGTGCTTCAGGCACCATTGAAGGGTCAAGAACTGAGTGGTGGCCATATCATTGATGTTGTGAAGACTGGATCTGAGCACAATCCTGGAGGTGGAGGAGGTGCTGTTGGCAAATTCTGATTAAGGGATCCATgatcaagaaaaataaaaaattgaagaaaaaaaaacttaaccTAAACTTTCAATTTCATATAATATTGTAAAATGCAAGAAGGGTGTTTAGTTTCTTGTATAAGTGTTtagtttctattattattattattattaattaatgtaAATGTGTGGTTTTAATTTGGTGTAATTGGTTATGGCCATGAAAGCAATTATATAACAATATTCCTAAGCTTTGGCCATATATTATAACTCTAATAAATAATTTCAAGTTCACTTTTCCTTGTATGATCAATGTTCAAGTATTAATGAAAATGAATTGTTTTAGTATTCTTTTTTTATCGTATAGTACTATACAATTATATAATTGATTGCtacatttttataatttaattattcatATATTCATGACAAATTATAACTACTACAATTAGTCTATGGTAGCTCGATTTGTGAAATAAGAAACTCGTTGAATCATCCAACTAATCAATACTTAAAATGAATTTTATGTAAGAAAAatgcaaaattaaaaacaaagatattctaaattttttaagaaatttaaaatgcattttatATGGAGTGTTAGATATATTTTTATGGGCAACGCTAATGTTAAGAAATTTATAATTGTAAAACTTAGGTTAAGTATAAAATGTTTGTGTTTTAAAATTGTgcattgatttaattaaaattttataataattttatttttattttttcaacacAAATATTTtacttatgatttttttaatatgtatTCTTAGACCACTAGTTAGTATTACCATGTTTTTATTTATGTTCAAAAAATTGCAATTGAGCTCCTTTAAAATGCCCGACTCCATCTTTAAAGTCGAGCTAGCTAAGTCTAAATTCGtttaaaaaaataagtatttttttgAGAGGTCTATAATAAGAGTTTAAGTTCAAATATGAAAAATttgaaagaatttttttaaaaaatctttgAAATTCTAAAACTCTTTAACTAATTATAATGAGGTGCTTACTAATGTATTTCTATTCTCACCGAAAAATTATATGTCAATTatgctataatgatcaaatcatGTATAGTTTAATGTTTAGGAAAAGCAAATCCATGATATGAATTATGTGAAGGGATGGGTTCACTTTGCTTTTTAATATGTCATATACAAGGGGACAGATAAGCCCTCCCTAAAAGTGcttcaatttaaaatcaattaatgTTCATTTTGATAACGGCATCGTTCTAATTACAAGACAAAAATACCGGACACTAAACATGATTAAAGGATACTAATCTAATCTAGTCAAATTCCATTCCATCACAAAAGGGAAAGTGTTAAGATAATGCATGCAATACCAATAattagaaattaattaatatatacaaCATTTGGATTAGAACGTAATTATTATTATACTATGAAGATATTGActcttaataaaaatttatttacgaATATTTTCTCAAAATATCAACCATATGTGACATATAAACCAAAGTCAAAACAGAATAAAAGTTGTGAAACGTGAAAATTAATTGCTAAATGCCAAGGAACCCACATGTTTATTTGTCTTTTCTACTTTCTAttgcaattttttattatatttaaaagcactttttcttcattttcactAGTGTCTCAACTACCAGGTACAATAGTTTGTTCTAACTGAAATAGTAACTGTTTCCGGATAGTGATTTgagctattttatttttatgacagGTTGAGTAATTATTAGTTGTACATGCTTTATAAATTAATTAGGTGCATGTGCAAGAATCGTAcatatattatttgttttaggTATGATGTAAGAATATTAGGTTTCATAAATTTGGGAAacaatttatttttactttttaaattgtgtttgataaaaatactatttaaaataaaacattgtGTTTTTTTAAAGATGGTTTTGGTTTCTTGGTTTTGTTTTTGGTTTCTATTTTAGTAGGgtttttttctgcattttttgtGGTCAATTGTTTTCTTTGATCCTGTGTACTCTTGGTATTCTTGAAGCTATCTATAATTGTTTTTCCAAATTTGTTAATAATCTTTTCTACTAAAAAACAATTTTATGAGATCTTTAATATGGTCAAATTTCTGGAaaattttgcttttttttttttttaatttataaataatcattttcaattagtattttatttcctATTTATCACAATGATTATTTGTTAAAGGTGGTTTTggatttttggttttgttttcgtTTCTATTTAGTAGGttttttttttctgcatttttagtGGTCAATTGTTTTCTTTGATCCTGTGTACTCTTGGTTATCTATAATATTTTTCCGAATTTGATAATAAGattttactactaaaaaacaattttatgaaatttttaatatGGTAAAATAGCTGGAAAAAattgtttctgttttttttttaaataatcattttcaAATAGTATTTTATTTCCTCTTTATCCCAATGattcattattttaaaaatcttATGCTTTTCCATTAGTAAGATAAaacaaatacattttatttaaaaaatataaaatagaaactCTATTATTGTAgatattttgaattaatattagTAAAATTGAATAATTCTTCAGGTAGATAGATATTTTGTTTCAAATGAAATGAACCCCACCATTTCCACCATTAAAATAAAACCCACCACTTAGTGTTTTGTGGTAACCAAAATTGCATATAGACACAACGTACGTCTCAAAATAAAAGGTCCTTAATATATAGAAAGAGCAAAAAGACGACAAAAGTTAGCTAAGATTTgcgtatattttattatataatttacttttctttttatcAACTCTTCCATAGAGAGAAAAAGCTTAATGAACCTTTTATGTATGTGTTGTTAATTCATTTTGTGccttttaatcaaattatttatgaatgatttgttttaaatggttcaaaatattttggaagataataataataatattaataaggaGAATTAATAAAGGAAAAGGGTAGGCAGAGGAAAATGCACTAACTAAAAAACGTGATATTACGAAAGAATGGGCCAGCGCATTATAGGATTGATGAGTATGAGTGTGAAGATAAGCATTTGAAGGCTTTACGCAAATAAGTGAGCCAAATTGTTGTTCTAAAAGTTGGCTATACATGATTGTGTTGAAAGATAACAACATGTTGCCATGCATGCACAATACTTGGTTGGCTTGTTTCCATGTTAATTCAATCCTACAATGGATGTGCCACCATGCATATAGCTAGGTAGATAAGGGCTGATGCAATACACCACTTCTTTTAGGGTGTTGTACCTTTAAAAATTCTCTAtgctagattaattatttaatacattatTTGAAGAATTTGGATATTATTGATTTGGATTGTACCATGATATGGATGAGTCATCATAAGTTGGATTATTCTTCTGATGTTAATtattacaaatatttttcttattttagaaattatttgTTGGTGATGGGAGTTGATATATAGCAGGCCTTTTCGGGTAATTTAGAATTTGACTAGAGTTTAGAAGAGTTAGAAACCTTTCAATTAAGGtggtgatttttttaataatttttaagatAGACTGCTGACTATGCAATATTTTATTAGACTTTGTATTATGTCTGGTGATAATCGAATTGCGTGTGAGATTTGCTTAGGGAAGGTTAAGTTTGTGGATCATTTGTTTGTTTAGTGTGAAGTTGTCTCGTTGATTTGGTATAAGGTGCTTATGTATGTGGAGATGCCTTTATCCCTTCCTCGTTCGATCCTAAGGTTTCTAGAGGTTTTTCAAGGGTTAGGTCAAGAAAAGAAGTCTTATACATATTTGCTTTTGATTTGACATTCAGTGGTCAGGATTATTTGGAAATTGTGcgataaaattattttttgtcaGGAGAGTTTGTCGATTAGTCACTAGGTTAATTTGATAATTGGTCTGACTTGGAAGTTGGACATTTCTCATGCTCCAGTTTATGCTCTGTACTTGATTTATTATGTGTGTGACCCACTCGAGACGCTTCAAGTTTAGGTGAGTACACCTGCCCCCTCTCATGTTCTTGCAGATGGTCGAGTTATCTTCGTTCACACTATGCCAAATAAGACCATAGGCAGCAATTTTAAGCGTTGTCTATTCTAGCGCCGTTATAGGTATAGACATCACTTTTTTTAATGTAAAAGCGCTGACTTAAATGCACTTTACGCAACGCTTTTTGTTAAAATGTTGGCTTAAGTGAACTTTAGGCAGCGCTTCCTTCTAAAAGCGATGGCTTAATTGCCTTTAGGCAGCGCTTCCTATTAAAAGCGATGACTTAAGTGCACTTCAGGTATCGCTTTTTGTTAAAAGTGCTGACTTTAATGCACTTTAGGAAGTGTTTATGTTAAAAGTGTTAGCTTAAGTGAACTTTAGGTAACACTTTATGTTAGAAGCGCTAGCTTAGGTTCACTTTAGGCAACGTTTTCTATTAAAAGTGATGGCTTAAGTGTATTTTTGGCGGTGCTTTATGTAAAAGAGATGGCTTAAGTTCACTTTACATCACaacaaataacactttttatgacgAAGCTTCACCACGTACAATAAAAAACGGGGGTACATGTGACCGGAGCgccttgttttatttaaaaaataataataagtcaGTTACctcgaatttaaataaaattgactTAAATATATGCTCAGGGTTTGAGGATCGATTTTCAGCTCCTTTTATTTAATGTTTAATATGGAACCAAAAAGGCGcctttatttttttagattttacgaCGAATATGTTACCTCGGTTTTCTATAAAACGGAGATAAAAACtccctattttatattttttctgcAACAAATGcagttttatttttttgttagaaaATGGCCCAACCACATCCGAACCAAATAtgattttttgcggtttcggttcggttcggttttacGATTTTCTATTAGGCCGGTTtaattttgaacacccctacttaCAGAGTAACAACTTGAATCCCTCTCATGCATCAGACAATGACCTAGACTCGTCATGGACACAGTTGGAAGTTACAGCTTTTCTTTCGACTAATCGAGCATTTGAGTAATACCTCTATAAAAATTTGTCTTCCAATTCTTTCTAGGTtttaatggtactatttagaatGCATTACAATCAATCCTTAGTGCGGCCTATTAAATAAAAACCAAACAAACATAATTTTACATGATCGTCAGCAGCCTCATTTGACTTGCACATCGAGCATGTCTCGTAGAATttagatttggtgtcaaattaaactttgacacattGGTGTCatttgaacatatatatatatatatatatatatatatatatatatatatatatatatatatatatatatatatatatatatatatatatatatatatatatatatatatataaagagagagagagagagaggaggaatCAAGTTACACCAATAAGTTACACTACTAGTTACACTCCTCTATagtctttgattttattttaatctaacggttattAAATGAGTTTTAGACTAACATAGTTCTTACTAAAGATAGCTTCATCCActtttggtaataaataaaaacatgattctttttaaaatttctttaaaaaaatagaattcttaaataattctcacttaataaaaaatagcttcttcttatttttaaaataatatcacTTTTTATATTCAATAAATAGAAAATTGTGATTCTTAATTAAATA contains:
- the LOC131608019 gene encoding bidirectional sugar transporter SWEET13-like, giving the protein MAMHRETWAFVFGLLGNIISFAVFLSPVPTFYIIFKKKSAEGFQSLPYVVALFSAMLWIYYAFVKREAALLLITINTFGIIVESAYLIIFLIYASKKSRLSTIKLLLLLNVFGFGAMLLSTLYLAKGAKRLAIIGWICLVFNISVFAAPLFVISKVIRTRSVEYMPFFLSFFLTINAVMWFFYGLLLKDYYVALPNTLGFVFGIIQMVIYLIYRNATPVLQAPLKGQELSGGHIIDVVKTGSEHNPGGGGGAVGKF